CTTTCACGGCATCGGAGAGCTTGAAGTTTTGAAGCAGCTTCAAAGCCCTTTCTGCTCGCGTCTTCGGAGGAACCAGGAACACGTCGGAAATCATGTTTAGATATTGAACTCCCGTGATTTTCTCCATAACTAGCGGTTCGTCTGCAACGTAACCCATCTTCATCTTCGCTTCCACAGGTGAAGTTAGTACATCGATTTCGTCGATGTGTATGCTTCCGGATGTCGGCTGAAGCAGACCTACTATCATCTTTATGGTAGTGGTCTTACCGGCTCCGTTCGGTCCGAGAAAGCCAAATATCTCGCCTTCTTTGACAGTAAGGCTCACATCATCTACTGCCTTCACACTTCCACTATAAATCTTCGTAAGGTTTCTAATCTCGATCACGATCCTAACCTCCTGCGCTCAACGAGAATTTCTGTTTTCACTCCTGACCAGAATTTGAAAAAACTCCTCCAGGTCAGGAATCGAAATGGTTGCTTCATCTGTTTTGTAGAATCTCTCTGTTGCCTCTAAGTTTTCGACTATTATCGAAAGTCTGTTAAGTTCCTTTGCTGCCGCCAGACAGTCCGTACAACTGTCGAGTTCCTTTTTGTTAAAGGGCATCTTTACGATTCTGTACTTTTCTTTGATTCCGTCGAGATCACCGGAATACTTAACCTTCCCGTTTATCATAATAAAGAATTCGTCTGCGATTTTTTCGACTTCAGGGATTATATGGGACGTGTACAGTACAGTCTTTCCGGCAATCACCTTTTCTCTTATGAATTCGAGAGTGTCGTCTCGCATGATTGGATCGAGGCCCCATGTCGGTTCGTCCAATATGTAGAAATCTGCGTCGGTTGAAAGAGCTAATGAGATGTACATCGCTGTCTTCATGCCGTTTGAGAAGGTTCTAATTTTCTTTGTACAGGGAAGGTGGTAGTGTGCGATATACTTGCGCGCCTGGTTTTCATCGAATCTGCTCGAAATTCTGCGAATCAATTTGAGGGTTTCTTCTATGTTCAGATTCTCGTAGAGATTCTTCTCCTCAGGAACGAACGAGATCATTTCTCTGACCTCATCAACGGGTCTTCCAAGAACAAGTATCGATCCAGAGTAATTGATCAATCCTAATATAGATTTCAGAACTGTCGTTTTGCCGGCTCCATTTGGACCAAGCAGTGCGTAGATTCGTTGTTTTTCCAGCTTGACATCGATCCCGCAAACGGCCTCAACATTGCCCTTATAAGTCTTTTCAAGGTTCTGTATGTCCAGGGTTAATTCATTTCTTTCCATATCTTCTCAATCACCTCCAGGAGCCTTTCCAGAGAAATTCCCGATTTCTTCAAACGAAGGATGGGCTCCCTAAGCTCAGTAGATAGGCTTTCAAAGACAGAGTCTCTTACCTGATCTCTATCACTGATTACTATATACCCTAGTCCCTGTCTTGCCATAATCAAGCCTTCCATCTCGAGTTCTCTGTAGGCTCTGGCAACAGTGTTAGGATTAACCCTGATTTGAGAAGCCATTTCACGAATTGAGGGAAGAGGATCACCTTCCTTAAGTTTCTCCTTAAGGATCTCCTCTCTCACCCCCCTCTTGATTTGATCGTAGATCGGCAATGGGGATCTTATATCGATGTCAAACCACACATTATCACCTTCCGTAATGCCTTTGTCTTGTTAGTGTCGCTTCAAGAAATAAAAAACCGTCCTTGGTCCTTCGTCCCAGATCATGAACCCGTCCTTCGAAAGAGCAGTTGCAAGTTGCTTATTCCAAGTTGCAAGCATAAGAACCGCTGTACGCTTAAGAGCAAGGACCCGCTGATCGCTGTAAAGAGCAGTCCTCGTCCTTCGTCCCAGATCATGAACCCGTCCTTCGAAAGAGCAGTTGTAAGTTGCCAGTTCCAAGTTGCAAGCATAAGATCCGCTGTACGCTTAAGAACAAGGACCCGCTGATCGCAGTGAAATACGGTTGACCGTTGACCGTTCAAGATCATGAACCCGTTCACCGATAAGATCAGTCAAGAATGAGCATGGTCGGAACCTTCGCTGCGCTCACGCGAAGGCGAGAGATTTGCAGCGACAAGGATCGAGATTCTGACCAAGAGCTTTGTCAGAATGACGAGCTGTGATGCTTTTCGAATCGCTTCCCCGCGAAGCGGGCATTGCGTCCGCCATGCTTTTCGGCGCCCTGCGTCTTGTTCCGCTCTTTCCAACCCGCTACCTGCAACTCCCGACAACGGTTTCTCATAAGCCCAGATCCTTAACAGGAGCGCTTCAGATGACGAGATGAGCTGGTTCTGATGAGATTGCTTCATTTTGCTTTCTTCTCCGTTTCTTCTTCTTACAACTCACAACTTGCATCTTGGAACTGCTCTTCACAACGTACAGAGTTTTCTCCTAAGCAAAATTTACTCTTTCCCCGCGAAGCGGGCATTGCGTCCGCCATGCTTTTCGGCGCGTTGCGTCTTATTCCGCTCTTCCCGACCCCCTACCTGCTACCCCTGAACACGTTTCTAAAAGTCACTCCAGCTCCTTAATCCATTCGACAATCAGGTCTATCAATTCAGCGGAGACATAACCCGGCCTGTTGTATTCTTCGATACTCTTGATCGTTCCGTCCGTTTCTATGAAGATATGATTGAGTCCTTCAAGCAATTCAAGTGTGACATTTGGACTTTCTCCAAGCTCCTCAGCGAAGATGTCGAAGTAGTGTTTGGGACTCTGAAAATCAAGCTCGGCATTTGCAATCAATACAGGGAGCTCCGTTTCCTCCAGTACCGGCATACAAAAATATCTGTCAAGGCTGTAGTAATAGCCTGCCGTAAGTCCGGGGGCAATCTCCGTTTCTTCCGGGATTTCTCCATTCAATAACTGAGTGAAGAACTCGATTGTCTGAGCTTTCTGTTCTTCCGTCATTTGGTCTCCAGCAAGATCGAGATTCTGATCCAGACTTATCTGAGCGAGTTTAACGGGAGAACCAGCAAGAACTATCACGCCATCGACTCCAGCCTCTTCAGCAATCCATGGAGCAACCATTCCGCCCATGGAGTGTCCGGCGAGGTAGATCCCGCTGAATAGGGGAATTGACTTCATCTGTTCGATGACGACCAGAGCGTCGTCTACGTATTCCGCTTCGGCAGTTGCTCCGATTTCGTCCGCTTTGTCCGGGTATACAAGGTATTTCTTTGGATATCTCAGTGTCGCAATTCCCCTGGATGCGAGTCCCACAGCGATGTCTCTGTAAGGCTGGTTCGGGCCCAGAGTACCATCGATATCGTGTGTTCCCGATCCCTGCAAGATGATTACTAACGGATACGATTCCAGACCGTTAGGAACCATCAGTTTTGCCGGAAGATAATATGGTTCCTTGCCTACAGTGATGTCTTGTTCCGTGTAGGCTGATGGGTCGGCATATTCAGGCAACTCCCTTTCGGAATACGCTGACTGACGGAAATAGAAGCCTGCCACCTTCTCGTCGCTGTCGAGAGTGACAGTGATGTCGAAGATTCCATTTGCAACCCTGCATGCTAAAACAAAGGAGATCATACCGTCATTCGTTGATGAGTCCAGATTCAGAACTTCTTGGAATTCCCCGGCCATGCCAACGATATTTGCGTATGCGCCGCTTAGCGCTTCAGGAGTGAGACTTGCCTTCACCTGTTCATTCTGAAGCTCGAAGATATTCTCGAATTCTCCGGAGAAGAATCCCTTGAGATAGGTGTCAACTACTTCATTTCCTGTTTCAATCATTATGCTCTCCGTTTCGGGCTTTACGTAAGTAGATGGTCTTATGAAGAATCCCGCGACCTTTTTCTCGGCATCCAGAGTAATTATCACATCGAATACTCCCGCCTTGAATTCAGAGGCGAATATGTAGGACACAAGATCGCCCTGAGGTACTTCGCTGATATTTAGGATCTGGACGAAATCTCCAACCTGCATCTGCAGTTGCCCTCTGAGATTTCTCATTGCTGAAAGCGGCTGCGCCTTCTTCATCTCGGCATTCTGCAGCTCATAAGCTTCGGGAAACTTCCCATTGAAGAAACTGTCTAAGTACTGCTTCGCGATATCAATCGACGCGAAAGATAGAACGGATGCAATTAGAACCGCACTTACTAGAATCCTTTTGATCATTTTCCTTCCTCCTTAACAATTAGCAGTGTTACGATTACCTTCAAGAATCAAGATCTGTGTTCATCTTAAGAATTCGGGCCTCCAGCTCCAAATAACGGGCAGAAGATTCGATGGATGCTGGAAAGAACCGTCCTAGGATGAGATCAATATCAAGCTAGAGGGCAGAGGTGCGAGGGTAGAGGTATGAAGATCGAGATCAATATAATACCAGGAAACGCTGAACTTAGAAAGCTTCTTGCCTCTACTTTTTTTGCTACCTCTCGAGTGTAAATTTACGACCTCTTCCGCTCTCAATTCCGTATGATCGAAAATCAGTCCTTGGTCCTTCGTCCCAAATCATTTAGGCATAGACACTCCGCTTGAGCGGATCATCATTACCCACATCATATTCTCTGGATCTAATCATCTCGCGGCGTCTAATGAAGACCCTGGACACGGAGTGTCAACGATGAACCGCTCTTCTGTTCTTGATCTTAAATCCCCGCTCGAGCGGGGGGGACCGCTTGCGGTGGGGAGTGTGGATGAGATGACCCGCTTGAGGGGGACACTCTCCCAAAAGGGGAGTAAACAGCCTGGCCTCACAAGGTCTGTACTCACTTTCACCGCGCCATCTCTTGACCCTACCGCTCTTAAGATCGGTGGAGCGTGAAGCTAGAGAAAGGGCATTTTCGAGACGTTCGCTTCGCTCACGAGAGGACGAGAACTCCCTCTCTCCTGTTTCTCGTACTCTCTCCTCATCTCGTACTCTCGATGCTCTTCTTTGAAACAGACACCCTCCGCCACTTCGTGGCCCTCCTCCCTCAAGGGAGGACTTAAGATCAGGATCATCAGGAGCGAACCACAGTGTTTCCGCAAGTGCCAGTATATGAGTGCCGTTTACCTCCCTAACTTATGGGTAATGACGAGCTCTCGGCCCAACCGCATTGTTCGCTTCTTTTGTCTGTCATCCTGCAGTGACAACATTCAGATCTGCTTTTCTCGCTACTCAGGGCAGTCTCGAATGCCGCCTTTCTCGAAGCGAAGCTTAATCTCAAGTGCAAAGCGTCTTTTCGTTCTCTCGATACGGTTTCTCCATCTGACTGAGAAAGGCCAATCGTTGACGGCCAGAGATCCGCTTGTTAGGGAACGCTGCAAGCTGAGCACTTCAAAGAATCGGCCTCAGTGGGATTTTCGGAATTGCTTCCCCGCGAAGAGGGCATTGCGACCTGGCGTGATCTTCGCCAGCCTTGCGTCCGCCGATGCTCTTCGGCGCCTTGCGTCTTATTCCGCTCTTCCCGACCCCCTACCTGCTACCACCGACCACGGCCAGGCCCGCATTAGCGACATTCTCGCCATCATTTAGCCTTCCGAAAGTGGTCTGTTTTCACACTTCCTTCTTTTCAAAGACCTTGTAATCAGTTACGGTCAGTACAACTGTCGCTGCAAGCAATGAGACCAGATAGATCCAGTCAATAGTCCCCTTCTGTGCTATACTCGATCCCAGTATAAAAGGATATAGATTCAGCCAGGAGAGCGTATCAATCATTCCAAGTATGGGCAATCCTAGGACTATTACTACTCCGGCGACGACTGGTTTAACCTGATCTCTACTCATTATAGAAATCATCGTAAAAAGAGAGTAGAAGAATGTGACTCCGACCAGCTGCTGGAGCAGCACTTTCAGCGTATCGGCAAACACCGTGCTGTAACCGGCGAAATTCATTGCTACTGGACCGAGCAAAGACAAGACCGCCGTTATTGTCAGTACGGCTCCGAGCCCCGCAAGATACTTTGTCCAGAACACTTCGTTTCTGTTCTTTCTTGAAAGCAGGAAGTAGATCGTCTTCTTGTCGAATTCCTTTGCGAATATGGGGAAGGCAATCAGCAGAACGACGAAGGGGAGAAACTGCCCGTAGTTCTTTCCGTGCCACTGACTCAACAGATAGTAGTTGTCTTCATTAAGTCTCGAAAGACCTGAAACGTCTCCCATAAGATTCTTAAGAAAATCCGGCATATCTTCAAGTTGAGCGGTCATTTCTTCCATCATCTGCGCTGCATAAGGTCTGAGAGCAATAGTTGTAACCAATGAGATTAACAAGACGACGAACATGATTACTACTCTCAATTTCATTTCGTGGATTTCCTTATAGAACATGCTTATTCCCCCTTACAATTGTCCCGAAGAAGGATTCAAGACTAACCTCTTCTCTTCTAGATCCAGCTATCTCCTTCAGCTTCGCAATCTCTTTAGGGTTGTCGGTGAGAACTTTCAGCGCATCTGCTTCTTTGACGACGGCGATGAAGTCATTCTTATCTATTTCCGTTTTCAAAGGCAGAGAGTAAAGAGCAAACCTATCGTCCAATCCCTTCATTTCTCCTGAGTAGAGAATTTCGCCTTTGTACATTATCGAAAAGACATCGGCGATCTTCTCTACCTCGGGAATGATGTGAGAGGTGTAAAGTACTGTCTTTCCATTAAGGGATAGATTCTTTATCATCTCAAGAACTTCGTCTCTCCGGAGTGGATCAAGACCCCACGTGGGTTCGTCAAAGATGAAGATGTCAGCGTCCTGAGACATTGCAATTGCCAGATAAGTGGATGTCTTCATGCCGTGAGAGAAAGCAGATATCTTCTTATTCATAGGGAGATCAAAGTCCTTCATTTGTTTAGCAGCTTTATCTGCCGAAAAATTGCGCATGAGCATCGAACACATCTTAACTGCCTTTTCCGGAGTCAGGTTGTCATAGAAGCTTTTGTCTTCCGGAACAAATGAGATTCTCTCCCGGGCGACATCGATTTTCTCTCCAAGTATCGTTATCTCTCCGGAATAATGAACAAGACCAAGAATTGATTTTAGAGTTGTGGTCTTTCCCGCGCCGTTAGGACCCAAAAGAGCGTTGACCTTTCCGGGCACAAGCGAGAGGTCTATCCCTTTTACAGCCTCGAAATTCCCGTAGCTCTTCTTAAGGTTCTTAACTCTGATCGCTTCTTCTAACATTGAATTCACTCCTCACTGACTATCCTAACTGTACTATATCAACTAATACAGTTAGTTGTCAAGGGGGTGCTCTGAATCTCCTGCTTTTTCCAGTGATTCTAGAATGTAGAAGTCAAGAAGTGATCACAATGTATAATATTGCAGTCTTCAGAGAAACGAGAGATCAGGGAGCTGAAGACAGGGGGGATGTTTGCGATGAAGAGATTTCTAATGTGCGTTCTTTTATTAGTCTCGCTTACTGGTGCTTCGATCGGTTGCACAGGGTTCAGAGTGGTTTCGAGGGATGGTTCAATTATTGCTGCAAGGACTCTCGAGTTTGAATTTGATCTCGAAAGCAAAATCATGGTTGTACCTAGAGGTACTTTTATGACTGCGTTTACAACCGGCTGGGAGGGCCTGAGCTGGAATGTGAAGTACGGATACGTTGGGGCCAACGCCTTGGGCATGGATTTAGTTGCAGATGGAATAAACGAAGTTGGTTTGGCATGCGGCGCATTCTACTTCTCCGGTTGCGCAGGTTACCAGGAGCTACAAAGAGAGTTTTACAGAGAAACTCTCTCTCAGTTTGATCTGGTAGGTTGGATTCTTGGCAACTTCGCAACGGTAGATGAAGTGAAAACAGCGCTCGAAAATATCCGTGTGTACGGCCTTGCCATTATGGCCACGGAGTCTACTGTTATGCCACTTCACCACATTGTCTATGATGCAAAGGGAGGCTGTATTGTAATAGAGTACGTTGAAGGTGAACTGAACATTCATGAAAACCCTCTTGGAGTAATTACAAACAATCCCACATTCGACTGGCATCTTCAGAATCTCTCGAACTACGTAAACTTGACTCCGGTAAACATCAAGAGTTCTAAGTTAGGCGATTTTGAAATTAAGGCGACAGGAAATGGAACTGGATTGCTTGGGCTTCCTGGGGACAACACATCTCCAAGCCGATTTGTGAGGGCCGCCTTCTACTCTCACGGAGAAGTGAAGCCAGCCCATGCAAAAGAGGCGGTAACTTTGGCCTGGCACATCTTGAACGCTCTGGATATTCCTGAAGGTCTCGTAGTCAATGAAGAGCTGGGATGGGTAGTTACAAGAGACATTGCTTATTGGTCGGCAGTAAGGGACTTGACCAACAGAGTCTACTACTACAGGACATACGGTGATCTGAATATCAGAAAGGTAGAGCTTGATAGAATCGATTTTTCGAGTGGAAACATAAGATTTCTGAATATGAGTCACGAACAGAGTTATATCGATGTGACTGACGAAATCAAGTGAAAATACAGTCGTGAATATGTCGAAGGGCTCCTAGGTTATGTGAGAGCAAATACGCGAGAAACAGCCCGCTCGACTAGAAAACGCTGTACGCTGCTGAAGACAACGTTGCCCGTCTACGGTCAGCCACCCTCCGAGCAAGAGCAGAAGTCATTCTGCCTACGGCAGGAAGCGATGCTGGCGCTTACGCGCCAGAAGGCATTTTCAGGTTTACCGTCAATGATCCTCCGTTCTCCCACAAAAGTGGGCGAAGCGGATTATGAGGATAAGAATAGCAGGAAAGGGTTGTCAAAACCGCGTTGCCGAGGTGTGAAAAAGGGGAATGACGAGATCCTAAGGGCATCATCTAATCGCTTAACAGGAGCCCAAAACCTAAGTGTTTTTGGGCAGGCTTTCAGGGCTGGCTCCGCGGGATAACAACGAATGGTAATTCCGAAAACGTCACATCACATCATGCAGAAGTGGGAACCGTCCTTGTTCCTTTGTCAAGATCATGAACCCTTCCTTCCAGAAGACCTGTTCTTCGTTCCGACGCTACGCGTCCAGGTTCTTGGTTCTTCGTCTAGGATTCCGCATGCCGAACTTGATTCACCTTCTTGCCCTTGTCCTTCCAGTAGATGGGCAACGGCTAACCAGCTTATATCCGCTCTTTCCTACCACCAGCCCGTCACCACCAACCTCGGTCTTACAAAAAAGCCCTGATCCCGAAACAAGTTCGGGATGATGTCCTCACAGGCGCTGATAATTCTGAACGGTTCAAGCTGTTTTTGTTTGTCAGACCCTAGACTCCAGAATCTTACCCGCTATCAATACCGTCATAAACTTGTTTCAGGCCAGGGTCATGTATTGTGATTTCAGTTCCTCTTCTTGCAAATGACACACTGCAACTTGGAACTGATCCTTCGCTATTACCTGCCAACCCGCGGCTCCCGGCCATGGTCTTCAAAAGTGCAGATCCCGTGCAGACCCCCAAACAGG
This genomic stretch from Mesotoga sp. Brook.08.105.5.1 harbors:
- a CDS encoding ABC transporter ATP-binding protein, translating into MIEIRNLTKIYSGSVKAVDDVSLTVKEGEIFGFLGPNGAGKTTTIKMIVGLLQPTSGSIHIDEIDVLTSPVEAKMKMGYVADEPLVMEKITGVQYLNMISDVFLVPPKTRAERALKLLQNFKLSDAVKDPVSTYSHGMRQKLSLVAALIHNPDLWILDEPIVGLDPESAFILKQMMRNHVKAGNTVFFSTHVMEVAEKICDRIGIINKGKLEFVGTVDQLRKLSGRGSLEELFLEVTGSETENGDFSYLDAD
- a CDS encoding ABC transporter ATP-binding protein, which codes for MERNELTLDIQNLEKTYKGNVEAVCGIDVKLEKQRIYALLGPNGAGKTTVLKSILGLINYSGSILVLGRPVDEVREMISFVPEEKNLYENLNIEETLKLIRRISSRFDENQARKYIAHYHLPCTKKIRTFSNGMKTAMYISLALSTDADFYILDEPTWGLDPIMRDDTLEFIREKVIAGKTVLYTSHIIPEVEKIADEFFIMINGKVKYSGDLDGIKEKYRIVKMPFNKKELDSCTDCLAAAKELNRLSIIVENLEATERFYKTDEATISIPDLEEFFQILVRSENRNSR
- a CDS encoding GntR family transcriptional regulator, which codes for MWFDIDIRSPLPIYDQIKRGVREEILKEKLKEGDPLPSIREMASQIRVNPNTVARAYRELEMEGLIMARQGLGYIVISDRDQVRDSVFESLSTELREPILRLKKSGISLERLLEVIEKIWKEMN
- a CDS encoding DUF3887 domain-containing protein, with protein sequence MIKRILVSAVLIASVLSFASIDIAKQYLDSFFNGKFPEAYELQNAEMKKAQPLSAMRNLRGQLQMQVGDFVQILNISEVPQGDLVSYIFASEFKAGVFDVIITLDAEKKVAGFFIRPSTYVKPETESIMIETGNEVVDTYLKGFFSGEFENIFELQNEQVKASLTPEALSGAYANIVGMAGEFQEVLNLDSSTNDGMISFVLACRVANGIFDITVTLDSDEKVAGFYFRQSAYSERELPEYADPSAYTEQDITVGKEPYYLPAKLMVPNGLESYPLVIILQGSGTHDIDGTLGPNQPYRDIAVGLASRGIATLRYPKKYLVYPDKADEIGATAEAEYVDDALVVIEQMKSIPLFSGIYLAGHSMGGMVAPWIAEEAGVDGVIVLAGSPVKLAQISLDQNLDLAGDQMTEEQKAQTIEFFTQLLNGEIPEETEIAPGLTAGYYYSLDRYFCMPVLEETELPVLIANAELDFQSPKHYFDIFAEELGESPNVTLELLEGLNHIFIETDGTIKSIEEYNRPGYVSAELIDLIVEWIKELE
- a CDS encoding ABC transporter permease subunit, whose translation is MFYKEIHEMKLRVVIMFVVLLISLVTTIALRPYAAQMMEEMTAQLEDMPDFLKNLMGDVSGLSRLNEDNYYLLSQWHGKNYGQFLPFVVLLIAFPIFAKEFDKKTIYFLLSRKNRNEVFWTKYLAGLGAVLTITAVLSLLGPVAMNFAGYSTVFADTLKVLLQQLVGVTFFYSLFTMISIMSRDQVKPVVAGVVIVLGLPILGMIDTLSWLNLYPFILGSSIAQKGTIDWIYLVSLLAATVVLTVTDYKVFEKKEV
- a CDS encoding ABC transporter ATP-binding protein; the encoded protein is MLEEAIRVKNLKKSYGNFEAVKGIDLSLVPGKVNALLGPNGAGKTTTLKSILGLVHYSGEITILGEKIDVARERISFVPEDKSFYDNLTPEKAVKMCSMLMRNFSADKAAKQMKDFDLPMNKKISAFSHGMKTSTYLAIAMSQDADIFIFDEPTWGLDPLRRDEVLEMIKNLSLNGKTVLYTSHIIPEVEKIADVFSIMYKGEILYSGEMKGLDDRFALYSLPLKTEIDKNDFIAVVKEADALKVLTDNPKEIAKLKEIAGSRREEVSLESFFGTIVRGNKHVL
- a CDS encoding choloylglycine hydrolase family protein, with translation MKRFLMCVLLLVSLTGASIGCTGFRVVSRDGSIIAARTLEFEFDLESKIMVVPRGTFMTAFTTGWEGLSWNVKYGYVGANALGMDLVADGINEVGLACGAFYFSGCAGYQELQREFYRETLSQFDLVGWILGNFATVDEVKTALENIRVYGLAIMATESTVMPLHHIVYDAKGGCIVIEYVEGELNIHENPLGVITNNPTFDWHLQNLSNYVNLTPVNIKSSKLGDFEIKATGNGTGLLGLPGDNTSPSRFVRAAFYSHGEVKPAHAKEAVTLAWHILNALDIPEGLVVNEELGWVVTRDIAYWSAVRDLTNRVYYYRTYGDLNIRKVELDRIDFSSGNIRFLNMSHEQSYIDVTDEIK